The following nucleotide sequence is from Saccharothrix texasensis.
GCGGCGGTGCGGCGGGTGGTCGACGACGTCACCGCCGGCGCGGGCCGGCTGCTGTGGATCGAAGGCGAGATGGGCATCGGCAAGTCGGCGCTGACGGCCGCGCTGCTCGCACAAGCCACCCGGTCCGGCCACCAGGTCGCCCACGCCGTCGCCGACGAACTGGGCAGCCGCTTCCCGCTGCGACTCGCCCTGGACGGCCTGCGCGTCGAAACCCGCTCACCCGACCCCAGGCGGGCGGCGACCGCGCGGGCGTTGCGCCAGGAACGGCCGGCCGGGTCGATCTTCGCCGACGCCGACCCGGTGTTCGGCGCGGTCGACCGGCTGGTGGCCCTGGTGGAACAGCTGTGCGCGGACGGCCCGCTCGTGTTCGCGCTGGACGACCTCCAGTGGTCGGACGAGACCAGCACGCAGGTGTGGCACCGGCTCACGACCGTCGCCCGGCGCCTGCCGCTGCTGCTGGTCGGCGCGGCCAGGCCGGTGCCGTACCGGGCGGAGGTCGCGCGACTGCGCCGCGACGTCGAGTCGGGCGGCGGCGCGGTGCTCGACCTGGCGCCGTTGGCCGACACCGAGGTCGCCGGCCTCGTCGGACGCCTGGTGGGCGCCTCACCCGGCCCGGGGCTGCGCCGCATCGCCGCCCGCGCCGGCGGCAACCCCCTGTACCTGCGGGAGGTCGCCGACGCGCTCGTCCGGGAACGGGTCGTCGAGATCGACACCGGGATCGCGGACGTCGCCCCGCACGCCCTGGACCGGGTACCCGTGTCGCTGGTGTCCGCCGTGACCGGCCGGTTGGACTTCCTGGCCGACCCCACCCGCGAGGTGCTGCGGTGGTCCGCCCTGCTCGGCGGCGAGTTCGCGGTCGGCGACCTGTCGGTGGTGCTCGGCACGCCCGTGTTCGACCTCGCCGGCCGGTTGGAGGAAGCCGTCGCGGCGGGCGTGCTGCGCGACGCCGGACCCCGGATGGCGTTCCGGCACCCGCTCATCCGGCAAGCCCTCTACGAAGGCACCCCCGCCGCGCTGCGCACCGCCCTGCACCAGCAGGCCGCGCAGGCGCTCGCCGCGTCCGGCGCACCCGTGGACCACGTGGCGGAGCAGCTGCTGGCCGCGTCCGGCGAGGTGGGCCCGTGGGTGGTCGACTGGCTGGTCGCCCAAGCACCCGCACTCGTCTACCGCGCGCCGCTGGTGGCGGTCGAACTGCTCCAGCGGTGCCTCGGGTCGTCGGTCGCGCGGGACGAACGTGACGCGACGTTGATGGCGCACCTCAGCAGCGCGCTGTTCCGGATCGGGCGGGACGCCGAAGCCGAGGAGCATGCGCGCCGGGCGTTGCCGCGACTGCGGTCACCGGACCTGATCGCGGAAGTGCGCTGGACGTTGGCGTACATGCCCTACCGGGGCGCGCGGGCGGAGGAAGCGGTGACGGCGTCGCGTGAGGCGCTGGCCGACCCCGTGCTGTCGGACATGTGGCGCGCACGGCTGTTGTCGTTGCTGGCGCTGGTGCAGCGGGCGGGGGTCGGCGAGCTGGACGGCGCCGAGAGCAGCGCGCGGGCGGCCATCGAGGCGGGGGAGCGGGCCGCCGACCCGTTCGCCATCGGCCAGGCGCTGGAAGTGCTGTGGCAGGTCGAGGCGGTCCGCCGCGACTACCCGCGCGCCGTGGCGTACCTGGACCAGGCCCTCGACGTGGTCGGCACCGACGTCAGCCTCACCGACCTGCGGTTGCTGCTGCTGGACAACCGGATCTTCACCCTCCAGTGCCTGGACCGGCTGGAGGAGGCCACGTCGAGCCTGCGGGCCGCGTTCGACCTGGCCGGTCGCGGCACCCCCGTGGCGGGCCTGCACCTGGCCGCCGCCGTGCACCAGTTCTGGCTCGGCGGCTGGGACGAGGCGGTGGGGCGGCTGGAGGCGGTCGTCGGCGACCCCGAGTTCACCGGCTTCGGCCTGCGCGAAGGCGGTCCCGTGCTGCTGCACGGCGTGGTCGCGCTGATCGCCGCGCACCGCGACGACGGCGCGCGCCTCGACACGCACCTCACCACCGGGCTGACCTTGCCCCTGGTGACCGAGGCGTACCGCGAGAACTGCGACTTCCTCGTCGCCGCGCAGGCGATGGCGGCGGCGCGCGAAGGCGATCACGCGGGCGCGGTCGAGGTGCTCGGCACCATCCTCGACACCCGCTACGCCGACATGATGCTGCGCCACCAGTGGCTGCCCGAGCTGGTCCGGCAAGCCCTGGCGGGCAACGACCACGCGACCGCCCGGGCCGCCGTCGAAGCCTGCGAAGCCGAGGCCGCCCGCGAAACCAAAGCCGCCCGCGCCGCAGCCGCCGCGCGGCGGTGTCGCAGCGTGCTGGCGTC
It contains:
- a CDS encoding BTAD domain-containing putative transcriptional regulator; the protein is MTGALRVELLGTVRAWSGEREVDLGSSRPRALFAMLALRSGGVGRDELVAGVWGADAPPTAEGSVHTYVSTLRKALEPDRPRGVPARSLVSVGSGYRLLVDGGLDVAAFESSRDLARRHLADGDPGAARRALDEALALWRGEALAGLTGPFAEAQRRRLGEARTTARELRAEAALASGAHGEVVAELADLVAEEPLRERARELLMLALHRSGRSAEALEVFRDARRVLVEELEVEPGRRLRAAHEHILGGTDPEPVPAARRPSTVEPVDPPPAAELVGRDVELAAVRRVVDDVTAGAGRLLWIEGEMGIGKSALTAALLAQATRSGHQVAHAVADELGSRFPLRLALDGLRVETRSPDPRRAATARALRQERPAGSIFADADPVFGAVDRLVALVEQLCADGPLVFALDDLQWSDETSTQVWHRLTTVARRLPLLLVGAARPVPYRAEVARLRRDVESGGGAVLDLAPLADTEVAGLVGRLVGASPGPGLRRIAARAGGNPLYLREVADALVRERVVEIDTGIADVAPHALDRVPVSLVSAVTGRLDFLADPTREVLRWSALLGGEFAVGDLSVVLGTPVFDLAGRLEEAVAAGVLRDAGPRMAFRHPLIRQALYEGTPAALRTALHQQAAQALAASGAPVDHVAEQLLAASGEVGPWVVDWLVAQAPALVYRAPLVAVELLQRCLGSSVARDERDATLMAHLSSALFRIGRDAEAEEHARRALPRLRSPDLIAEVRWTLAYMPYRGARAEEAVTASREALADPVLSDMWRARLLSLLALVQRAGVGELDGAESSARAAIEAGERAADPFAIGQALEVLWQVEAVRRDYPRAVAYLDQALDVVGTDVSLTDLRLLLLDNRIFTLQCLDRLEEATSSLRAAFDLAGRGTPVAGLHLAAAVHQFWLGGWDEAVGRLEAVVGDPEFTGFGLREGGPVLLHGVVALIAAHRDDGARLDTHLTTGLTLPLVTEAYRENCDFLVAAQAMAAAREGDHAGAVEVLGTILDTRYADMMLRHQWLPELVRQALAGNDHATARAAVEACEAEAARETKAARAAAAARRCRSVLASDPEGLVPVISHYRAVGRTFELAQTLEDQAVLLARRGEAAAAEGVVGEATDLYRGFGARWDMRRAIARVAEAR